The Mustela nigripes isolate SB6536 chromosome 11, MUSNIG.SB6536, whole genome shotgun sequence genomic interval GTTCCAGGCACTTGGGGACCTGTCAGAGTCAGGTTTGGGCCCTGGAGGGGGCCGATCTCTCTGGGTGGAGAGGTCCCATCTCTCTGGCCATCATACCAGACGCCCCCAGCATGATGGCAGAGCACCATGTTCAGAGAACCTCAGGAGGGGCTACGGGgacccccacacccacccagagACTTGGCTGCTGTCATTTTGTTTAACGCATGACTCACCCTGTTCTCTGCCATCTGGAGAGCTGAGCATACAATCCGACACTCTAGCAAAACTGAAATTGTCATCCCTGCTAATTATCCCAGCCTGTGAAGTGAGGTTACTGATATTTCATGCACTGCTGTGTATTCGGGGAAGATTAGCCAAAACTAGTCAAAACACAAAATCACTAGGTGAGGTTCTTCAAAATGAGGCCCACCAGCCTGCTGCCGGAGTGCTGGGGGAGGCCCCACGGGGAGCCAGGACTTTGAATTGGGGAGCTATTTGCACCCCCAAGTGAAGACACATATTCATGTTTTTAGGTCAAGTCTAGTTTTAATTAGCCGTGGCAGTGAATAAATTCCAGCTTTCAGAGCCAGTTGGGCCTGGTCTTCAGTGGCAGCCGGCTGCCATGACGCCCCCACAGGCCTTCCCGGGAGCTCGGGGTAGGTGCTGCGCGGAGGAAGGTGTCTGTTGGAATCTGAGCACTGAGACCccacgtgtgtgtgtctgtgtttagtGAGCAAAGCAGCTTCCCTGGCTTCTCATTCCAGTACAGGAAGCAATTATGCATTGTGTCCCTAACAGAACCCAGAGATCAAAgcttaaggaaaataaacaacctTCATTGCATACAACTATAAACGGTCAGGCATAATGAGAACACttacagaaacaaataaatacaggGCAGGAGGGAACCGAGACTCCCCCAAGAAGGAACAGACAGAGCCCCACTGCTGCCACAGCCTGGAGAGCCCACAAGTCCCAAGTATGGAGCTTCCAGGAAGCGCTGGCTGCTGGACCACGAGTGAAGGAGGCAGTGGAGCCACTAGCTGGGCAGACGTGAGCGGCTCAAGGCGTGCATGCAAAGCGACTCCTCGCCGGGGCCTTGTAACCGGTCAGCCGGCCACTGTTACCATCTAGGGACCCGCACTGGTTGGGAAACTGGCCAAGCTTCGGGAAGTGTAGGGGCTGCTCTGCTCCCGCGTGAGTTGTGGGCACGAGCACATGCATCGTGTCTGCAGGCGTGTAAAGGCATACATGAGGGAGACAGCCCAGAGATTACACAGTACTGGTCACAAGTGCTCCTTCTGGGGAGGTGTCCAGGGGTGCTGGCCACATTGTCTGCCACGAACATGTGGTCTGGGGATACTGTGAAACAGGCCAGCATCAGAACATTCGGGGGCAGCCTGGTTCTGCTGTCGTGCCTCACActtgtgctggggtggggggtgggtccCCTGTGATCAGCTGCGGGGGAGCCAGCTGGAGGGTTGGGGTGCCTCCTCGGGAGACCACGGGAACCTGTGTGTGATCCTGTGCTTTCTGAGCATGGGCATGAGCAGAGGGGATCTTCGGGTTCCAGGCCCAGGTGCCTGGAGCCTACGGCCCACAGAAAGCATCTGCGTGGCTGTTGCCAGCCCACAGGAACAGCAGGAGCTGGACAGGGTAGGAGGGTCCCAGTTCTGCCGCCTGCCCCCACATGGCCCCCAAGCAGCTGAGCTCGGCCGGGTCTGGGCTGCCCCGCGGCTCGTGGGCTGTTGAACTGGGTTGACCTGTCTGCCCTGAACCAGAACCTCTTAACAGAATCAGGATTTAAACAGTCCCCAGATTAACTGTCAAGTCCTGCCAGGTCAGGAAGTGCTCGCATGTTCCGGTtgcaccccccccgcccccctgctccTCCACATCCCCCCAGCGCCTCGCTGTAATAGCCACCAACCCCACCTGCAGGGAGCTACAGGAGGAGAGTGGTCTGACTGTGAACACGCTTCACAAGGTGGGCCACATCGTGTTTGAGTTCGTGGGTGAGCCTGAGCTGATGGACGTGCACATTTTCTGCACAGAGAGTGTCCAGGGGACGCCCATGGAGAGCGACGGTGAGTGTGGGAGTCCGTCCCTTCTCCCTACCCCAGCGGGCAAGGGGAAGCCAGGTCCAGGTCCCGGGAGGCAGGCGCTGCGCCAGCACCCAACTCTAAGCCCTGTTCCTCTTCCACACAGGGACACAGCTGGGAGGACTGAACCCCAGAGCGTGTCCAGTTCCTCACAGATGTGCATGGGGATTGCTCACCGAGGGGCAGCTGCAGCCCAGGTGGAACATGCGCACTCTTTCCTTTCCACACGCTACAGAAATGCGCCCTCAGTGGTTCCAGCTAGACCAGATCCCCTTTGCGGACATGTGGCCCGATGACAGCTACTGGTTTCCCCTTCTGCTTCAGAAGAAGAAATTCCAGGGGTACTTCAAGTTCCAGGGTCCCAACACCATCCTGGACTACACGCTCCGCGAGGTGGACAAGCTGTAAAGGAAGGAGAACCCTGGCCCCTGCAGGCTACAGGACCCTCATCACCTGCTCAGAGCcccaaggcaggggtggggtgaggtgggtggAGGCGAAAATAAAGACCCTTTGCCTTTTCCACACTCCTTGCAGACCCTGGTACGGCCAACCCAGGTCCATCCTCAGGAAGCTGCCAGACGGCTGGCCATGACCACAGCCTGGAGCAGAGAGGACAGCTGGAGGGCCGGGCGCTGCCTTGTGCCATGCCACAGGTTCTTGTTGGGACCTGCATGGGCGAGAAGCTGTATCCTCCTTACTCACCACCCTGACgtcatggggaaactgaggcagtcGTGGCCCAGGGCTAAAACCCTGGTCTAATTCACCAGAGGCTGTCCACATCTCTGACTGCCAGgaaggggggaggcagagaatgCACAGCTTTACCAACTGTCATAAACAGGTTTAATGGTTTTTCGTGCTTACGTAAAAATCTTGGAATGTAGGCCGTTTGTGAACAATTCCAGTTTACTGGGTATAGTAATCACTGACCCCCACAGCCTCATAAAGTGCTCCGCACAGCAAACTGCATCCCCGAGGGGGGACAGAAGCAGCCCAGCACCAGTCCATGCGGCCCCATGCACACCCACATCAGAGCCTGCGTCTTCTGCTCCTGCCACACATCTGCAGGCCACAGCAAGTGAGCGAGGTCCAGGCTGGAAGGTCCTGGGCAGGGTTCCACTCCAGCCTTGCCAGAGTACAGAGCAGGGCTCTGGCCGGTGCCATCGGACTGTGCGGGCCATGGACGACAAGGCCATCCCACCCTCCTGGGCAGCCTAGGCCTCCCAGGACATCACTGAGCACAACAGCCCAGGCACAGGGGCACATGGAGGCTGTGTGCGGGACCAAAGGTGGCCTCTACCGTCCCCAGCTGAGGGCACCAGGAGGACgtgactcccccaccccacccccagcaagtcTTATCTGTTGACCTCTCTGCAggacctgggggagggagggcttggGTCAGAAACACCCCTCCAGCCAAGAGCAGCAGGCCAGAGTGGCTCCCAGCTTCCACGGCAAGAACACAGTCGTCCGCAAGTCCTCTTCAGAAAGCACACTGCAAGGCTCTGGAGCTGGAAATCTCCTCGGGCCTGGGTGAGGAGGCCCTCCCTGCGCCAGCCCTCCCGCCTTCATGCTGCTGCCCAGCACGTGCGAGGCAGGGCCTGCTCAGGGTGTCTCCATGGTCCTGGGGTGGCCCGTCTCTCGCCAGCCACGGCCAGGGCATGTGCGGGTGAGCAACAGCTGGTAGGGACAGAACAGGAGACTTAAGGCTCCTGCTTTATGGCTCAAGTGTACACAAGGCCGTGGGAGCAGCCCTCAGGACCGCACAGACCCACTCACAGCACCTGAGAACCCATTTCTACAGTGGGGGTCAGAACGCAAGCAACCACCCAGAAACAGGCCAGTAACCAAAGCAGCTCCTGatgtgctgggctctgcaggcACGCTGCCCTGCTCTCTCAGAGCCCAGGAAGGCACAAGCCACCCTCACAAGGCCACAGGCTGGGTAGGGCACAACTGgcttaccaccaccaccccctacACCCCCACAGCTGCTCTGCCAGCACAGGCAGAACCCATGTGTGGGGTGGGCCCGAGTCCCCACCTGACACGGTTGTCCGGCCAGACCAAAAGGACACGTTCCCCCAGACTGCAGTATGCACAGTGCCCTCGGGGAAACCCACATGCCTGCGGGTACAGAAGTCACCCTCAGTCCCCATGCCGTGTGAAGACACACAGGCAGACAAGACCCAAGAGAAGCCCTGCACGTCTGCACGCACCCCCAGAAGGCGTGAATCTCAGGAATCCTGCCGTGAGGTCAGAACCACCAGCCCCACTCGGGGGCAAAGACAGTGAGCTCAGAGGGCTGCAGACCTTGGAGGATGCACCCTGCCTGCGGACACAGAAGGGATTCCTAACAGGAAACACCCAGGACCTCAACACGCAGGAACCCCAGACTCCTGAACAGATGCCCTCTGGGCCTGTGCGTGCTGAGGGAGGCTAGAAGCAAGGGTCTGAGCTCCCAGAGCAAATGAGGTCAGTTTAAAGCAGGTCAGCCATGGCAACATGGCCCCCTCCTGCCGAGGCCAGCTAGGACACTGCCCCCACCCGCCGGCCTTCCTGTGCCCTTCCAGCCTCCAGGCTCAAGGTGCGCTCTGCAAAGAGAGGGGCATCCAGGCAGCTGAGAGAACAGAGCCATTGCTGCACTGGGACAAACAGATGCAACAGTTCACCTTGTCTCCAACACTGCAAACCGCTGGGCACACACGCATTAGAGAATGAGTATACACGCAGGTAGAGGAGACACAGGACACTTTCCCCAGAGACTAAGCCACGGCCCCCACAGCACTCCCCCAGGCTTGTCTCCTAGAAATTAACACCGTCTGTGTGCCCAGCGCCCCCCCGaatccccaccccacacacactcacactgccATGCCCACACCTTCCCAAGACATCCTGCTGGCCTCCAGGGATGTGCCCGATACAGCCACCTCTCATTCGACATACGGACAGTCCTGCCCTCTGTGGGGCCAGCTCATCCAGACCCTCCCAACTGCTCTAAGCCCCTGGGGGACCCTGCACATGGCCCCCCAGCACATGGAAACTATCCCGCTGCCCTGCCCTCTGGGGATCGGAGAAAACCATTCCAGGGACCCTCAGCTTCTCCCAGCCAGACTCACAGGCACAGTGtggaaggtgggggcagggggtggtcaGGGGCAGTTGAGCAGATTCCTGTGGCCTCCGCCCTACtttccaaccccacccccacccggccCGGACATCAGCCCAACACCGGGGACCCTGCGGTGGGCAGGGGCAGCCGCTGTCTGAAGGGAATTAAAAAGAGGGACACACCATTTAGAAAGAGGTTTTAGTGAGGCCGCTGGAGCTCCTGCCCCAGGCCTCTGGCACTAGTGAGAAGACCTGCCGTCCTGCAGGGGCCCCGGCGGGAGCAGGGAGCTGCTGGGTCCTGCGAAGAGGCAGCTGAGCTTGGGCTGCAGGTCGTTCCACACCTTGCTCATCTGGAGGACGAGAGGGAGCACAGCGGGATGAGAAAGGCCACGAGCTGGCTACACGCCCCAGCAGACGGCTCTCCGTAAAACCCCCGAGGAGCCCCAGCATAGCCCATGTGGTGCCCCGTGCCACCTCCCCCAGCACCGCCAGACCAGGGGGCCACTGGCCCTTCCCTCGccatctctgccccttcctccactaGGGACGCTGAAACTGGAGGGAACCACACGCCCTGCACGCGGGCCAGAAGGTGGGGCCTGCCACCTTGACCACTCTGCCAGCACTGGCCCCCCAGGGTGATGGGTCGCACATGAGGGCTTCGCCAGAGAAACACACAACAAACGTGGGTGTGGGAGTCAGATGTGCGGCAGCCACCAGCTCACACTCCGGTATCTGGGTTGAGGAGCGGCTACCggcagcccagggaggagggaggctcgGAGCCCACTCCCCTGTGTGGACCTCCCCCAGAGGGGACAAGCCCCTTCCTCTCTGGCCGCTGCATCAGGACCCTCGCCCATGGACAGGGACACAGCAGTCCCAGACGCTTGCAGCCAATCGCCCTCCGCATCCCACGCCCATCTTGGAGGCGCACAGTACACACCATGTTTTGGAATGGAAACTTGCCACAGAGGGTAAAAGGCACAGCCGAGTCATGGGGCCAGGCAGGCAGCCGCATACCTTGCCAAGTCTCCAGACATGCAGAGCACCTGTTCCAAGCAATTCAGGAGCCGCCACCCAGAGGACGTGAACCGGGGTCTGTACCAACCCCTTGCCCTCTCTGCCTGATGCGTCCCATCTCTTGTCTCAATTCTGGGGATGCTGTGCTTTACCCGACTCCAAAATTCCTCCAGGAGAGGAGGAATGCTGCTTCCTTCATGGTCTCACGctgcacctccccccaaccccatgagTCAAGGGGACAACTCTGCCACTGCTGTTCAGGGTACGTGTAAGACAGCAGCTGTGACCAGGGCTTGTTTCCAGGTCCTGTGCTCCCCAGCTCGTGACCCTTCCCTGGCAGTTCACGAGGCCAGCAAGTGCCAGGCTCCCAGGCAGAGCCCAGGCAGGCGCGGGGAGACCCACCTCCTTGTGCCCTTGGATCTGCGAGTTGACAAAGGCCCCGAGGATGTGGGAGGTGAGAGGCAGGTACGCATGGACCAGCTGCGTCTCCTGGTGCAGGCAGTACAGGGAGAAGTAGCTCCGCAGCTCCATTGTCTGGATGGCGTTCTCCTGCTGCACACACAAGCTACCCTTGCTCCCGGCCCCGCGGACACAAGGAGCACTGCACCAACACGCCACCAACCCCGCCCCGAGCCCGccaccaccaccccttccccGCAGCACCGCCGAGGCAAACTCCAAGCCACTTGCCCCAACCAGGCATCCTGGAGGCACTGCTCAGGACACTGCGGGGCCACCTGCCCACCCCAGCGCCCCCCGGCCGCAGCTATATCGCCGGTTATGGCGGCCCCAGGCAGAAGCACTCTGAAAGCCCGGAGCCAGGCCCCAAAGTACCGCTCCAGGGTCCAGCCAGGCTGGGCATGCAGCAGCCCCGTCAGGCCTGCTCACAGGCCACCCCATCCCCATGCGAGAACCACCTCAACGATGCGGGACTCCAGCTGCTCCACCGACTCGGGCTCACGGCTCTGCACAGCAGCGCTCAGCATCTGCCTCTTCATCAGGCTGTACTTGTGCAGGGCACGCTGGTGCTTATGCAGCACGCCCTTCTCGTGCCGCTCGCACaggtcctggggggaggggcagctgcgCTCAACCACCGGCCAGAAGGGCCCCGGAGCCACCCTCCCTCCATGAGAGGCAGCGTGGAAAGGGGAACTACGGGAGGAGACACACGCTCCAAAGTCCACACTGTTCATGCATGAGCCCCTTCCTCTTCGGAAACCGCTCACACCATGCCCACttgctccacgctcagcatgtgTTCGTGGAACAGAGCCGCTCAGGTGACAGGCCCAGGGTCAAACCAGGATGGGCTGCAGCACACATCAGCACCACAAactaaaaacccacaaaaaaaggTCCTGTCCACAAGGGAAAATGGACAGGGACAATGGAAGGTGGACCGCCGACTTCCCCGCTGCCCAGTGACAGGAAGCCCATGTCCCTCCAGTAACAGAAAGGCCCGTCTCCAAAAGATACACTGGCATTTCCCAGGGACCCTGAAATAGCCCCAGTCAGGAGTCCTGTGGGAAACACTGGCCACAGAATGACAGTGCTGTGATCTCAAGGTGATCTGACTACCATCCATCTTAATGGAGAGATCCCTTCTGGAACCTTCCTCAAAGTACTGGGCACGAATATATACCCTCAGCACGAAGGATTCTCTGCTTCACAGACACTCTAGCCCATCACCAACACCGCCCCAGTCCAGAAGCCAGCTCTGCACAGAGCCAGAGTCGGACTGCCCAGAACCTCTGCCCGAGGAAGAGACAAGCTCCCTCAGCACCAGACCAGCCCCTCAGTTATGTGGTGGGAGCTAcaacagtcacacacacacacgtccgcAAGCACACACGCTCACATGCCTACATGTACACATGTGCCTGAGCAgtcacatgcacatgcatatgcacgtgtgtgcatggACGTGTGTGTATCCCCAGGTGCACCCATGCTCATacacatgcacgtgtgcacacagaTGCCTACATATGCGTACACGTGCACACGGTCACGTGCATGCATATACACTCATgcatatgcatgtgcacacaaacATACCCATACTCACACCTATACACACTCATACATAAACACAAATGTATACACGTTCACAcaagcacatacatacacactcgTGCACaccctcatacacacacacaaatatgcacacacacacagctcatgCAC includes:
- the NUDT1 gene encoding oxidized purine nucleoside triphosphate hydrolase yields the protein MGTSRLYTLVLVLQPQRVLLGMKKRGFGVGRWNGFGGKVQDGETIEDGAKRELQEESGLTVNTLHKVGHIVFEFVGEPELMDVHIFCTESVQGTPMESDEMRPQWFQLDQIPFADMWPDDSYWFPLLLQKKKFQGYFKFQGPNTILDYTLREVDKL